From the Salvelinus alpinus chromosome 32, SLU_Salpinus.1, whole genome shotgun sequence genome, one window contains:
- the LOC139562423 gene encoding palmitoyltransferase ZDHHC16A-like isoform X1, whose translation MRLCSTFLLQRWLWLCVCARQWHCSNGNNRRLPLCVRQIWAYLRLMVDSLYYNTLTNSEVVMESLMEPILWMVDLFTRRFGAVFVCLLVILTTSILLVVYVVMLPVIFDTYSPSWIAWHMTYGHWNLVMIVFHYYKATNTAPGYPPKMKNSIPFVSMCKKCIIPKPARTHHCVICNTCILKMDHHCPWLNNCVGHFNQRYFFCFCVSLTLGCVYCSISGRNLFLDAYRAHSAIESTYQTPPLTFRDEMFHKSIIYMWVLTSVVAVVLGGLTIWHAVLISRGETSIERHLNSKETKRMRRRGKVYKNSFNYGRLNNWKVFLGVERKSHWLTRVIMPSGHVPIGNGLTWDIYPFRKDMMPV comes from the exons ATGCGGCTGTGCTCCACCTTCCTGCTGCAGCGCTggctgtggttgtgtgtgtgcgccagACAGTGGCACTGCAGCAATGGCAACAACCGCAGACTACCGCTGTGTGTGAGGCAGATATGGGCCTACCTCAGACTGATGGTCGACTCCCTCTATTACAACACCCTCACCAACTCTGAAGTCGTCATGGAATCTCTGATGGAACCCATCCTCTGGATGGTGGACCTATTCACCCGCAGGTTCGGGgcg gtgtttgtatgtctgttAGTGATACTGACCACTTCTATCCTGCTGGTAGTCTATGTGGTTATGCTGCCCGTGATCTTCGACACGTACTCTCCATCCTGGATAGCCTGGCACATGACTTACGGACACTGGAACCTCGTCATGATTGTCTTCCACTATTATAAAGCTACCAATACTGCCCCAGGATACCCCcctaag ATGAAAAATTCCATTCCATTTGTGTCCATGTGTAAGAAGTGTATCATCCCCAAACCAGCCAGAACTCACCACTGTGTCATCTGCAACAC GTGCATTTTGAAAATGGACCATCATTGTC CGTGGCTGAATAACTGTGTCGGCCATTTTAACCAGCGCTACTTCTTCTGCTTCTGTGTCTCCTTGACCCTGGGCTGTGTCTACTGCAGCATCAGTGGCCGGAACCTCTTCCTAGATGCTTATAGGGCTCATAGTGCTATAGAG AGCACCTACCAGACTCCCCCCTTAACGTTCAGAGACGAGATGTTCCACAAGAGTATCATTTACATGTGGGTGTTAACCAG CGTGGTGGCTGTAGTTCTTGGGGGGCTGACTATCTGGCACGCAGTGCTGATATCCCGAGGAGAGACCAGCATAGAGAGACACCTCAACAGCAAGGAGACCAAACGGATGCGGAGACGTGGCAAG GTGTACAAGAACTCCTTTAACTATGGCAGACTGAACAACTGGAAAGTCTTCTTAGGTGTGGAGAGGAAAAG tcaTTGGCTGACGCGAGTCATCATGCCCTCTGGACATGTCCCCATTGGGAACGGCCTCACCTGGGACATCTATCCATTCAGAAAAGACATGATGCCCGTCTGA
- the LOC139562423 gene encoding palmitoyltransferase ZDHHC16A-like isoform X3: MRLCSTFLLQRWLWLCVCARQWHCSNGNNRRLPLCVRQIWAYLRLMVDSLYYNTLTNSEVVMESLMEPILWMVDLFTRRFGAVFVCLLVILTTSILLVVYVVMLPVIFDTYSPSWIAWHMTYGHWNLVMIVFHYYKATNTAPGYPPKMKNSIPFVSMCKKCIIPKPARTHHCVICNTCILKMDHHCPWLNNCVGHFNQRYFFCFCVSLTLGCVYCSISGRNLFLDAYRAHSAIERFKHMDFDKSGVPVMGKGQLLGILPPVQSTYQTPPLTFRDEMFHKSIIYMWVLTSVVAVVLGGLTIWHAVLISRGETSIERHLNSKETKRMRRRGKVYKNSFNYGRLNNWKVFLGVERKSHWLTRVIMPSGHVPIGNGLTWDIYPFRKDMMPV; the protein is encoded by the exons ATGCGGCTGTGCTCCACCTTCCTGCTGCAGCGCTggctgtggttgtgtgtgtgcgccagACAGTGGCACTGCAGCAATGGCAACAACCGCAGACTACCGCTGTGTGTGAGGCAGATATGGGCCTACCTCAGACTGATGGTCGACTCCCTCTATTACAACACCCTCACCAACTCTGAAGTCGTCATGGAATCTCTGATGGAACCCATCCTCTGGATGGTGGACCTATTCACCCGCAGGTTCGGGgcg gtgtttgtatgtctgttAGTGATACTGACCACTTCTATCCTGCTGGTAGTCTATGTGGTTATGCTGCCCGTGATCTTCGACACGTACTCTCCATCCTGGATAGCCTGGCACATGACTTACGGACACTGGAACCTCGTCATGATTGTCTTCCACTATTATAAAGCTACCAATACTGCCCCAGGATACCCCcctaag ATGAAAAATTCCATTCCATTTGTGTCCATGTGTAAGAAGTGTATCATCCCCAAACCAGCCAGAACTCACCACTGTGTCATCTGCAACAC GTGCATTTTGAAAATGGACCATCATTGTC CGTGGCTGAATAACTGTGTCGGCCATTTTAACCAGCGCTACTTCTTCTGCTTCTGTGTCTCCTTGACCCTGGGCTGTGTCTACTGCAGCATCAGTGGCCGGAACCTCTTCCTAGATGCTTATAGGGCTCATAGTGCTATAGAG CGCTTCAAACACATGGACTTTGATAAATCAGGTGTCCCGGTGATGGGGAAGGGGCAACTCTTAGGCATCTTACCGCCTGTGcag AGCACCTACCAGACTCCCCCCTTAACGTTCAGAGACGAGATGTTCCACAAGAGTATCATTTACATGTGGGTGTTAACCAG CGTGGTGGCTGTAGTTCTTGGGGGGCTGACTATCTGGCACGCAGTGCTGATATCCCGAGGAGAGACCAGCATAGAGAGACACCTCAACAGCAAGGAGACCAAACGGATGCGGAGACGTGGCAAG GTGTACAAGAACTCCTTTAACTATGGCAGACTGAACAACTGGAAAGTCTTCTTAGGTGTGGAGAGGAAAAG tcaTTGGCTGACGCGAGTCATCATGCCCTCTGGACATGTCCCCATTGGGAACGGCCTCACCTGGGACATCTATCCATTCAGAAAAGACATGATGCCCGTCTGA
- the LOC139562423 gene encoding palmitoyltransferase ZDHHC16A-like isoform X2, which yields MRLCSTFLLQRWLWLCVCARQWHCSNGNNRRLPLCVRQIWAYLRLMVDSLYYNTLTNSEVVMESLMEPILWMVDLFTRRFGAVFVCLLVILTTSILLVVYVVMLPVIFDTYSPSWIAWHMTYGHWNLVMIVFHYYKATNTAPGYPPKMKNSIPFVSMCKKCIIPKPARTHHCVICNTCILKMDHHCHEMFHKSIIYMWVLTSVVAVVLGGLTIWHAVLISRGETSIERHLNSKETKRMRRRGKVYKNSFNYGRLNNWKVFLGVERKSHWLTRVIMPSGHVPIGNGLTWDIYPFRKDMMPV from the exons ATGCGGCTGTGCTCCACCTTCCTGCTGCAGCGCTggctgtggttgtgtgtgtgcgccagACAGTGGCACTGCAGCAATGGCAACAACCGCAGACTACCGCTGTGTGTGAGGCAGATATGGGCCTACCTCAGACTGATGGTCGACTCCCTCTATTACAACACCCTCACCAACTCTGAAGTCGTCATGGAATCTCTGATGGAACCCATCCTCTGGATGGTGGACCTATTCACCCGCAGGTTCGGGgcg gtgtttgtatgtctgttAGTGATACTGACCACTTCTATCCTGCTGGTAGTCTATGTGGTTATGCTGCCCGTGATCTTCGACACGTACTCTCCATCCTGGATAGCCTGGCACATGACTTACGGACACTGGAACCTCGTCATGATTGTCTTCCACTATTATAAAGCTACCAATACTGCCCCAGGATACCCCcctaag ATGAAAAATTCCATTCCATTTGTGTCCATGTGTAAGAAGTGTATCATCCCCAAACCAGCCAGAACTCACCACTGTGTCATCTGCAACAC GTGCATTTTGAAAATGGACCATCATTGTC ACGAGATGTTCCACAAGAGTATCATTTACATGTGGGTGTTAACCAG CGTGGTGGCTGTAGTTCTTGGGGGGCTGACTATCTGGCACGCAGTGCTGATATCCCGAGGAGAGACCAGCATAGAGAGACACCTCAACAGCAAGGAGACCAAACGGATGCGGAGACGTGGCAAG GTGTACAAGAACTCCTTTAACTATGGCAGACTGAACAACTGGAAAGTCTTCTTAGGTGTGGAGAGGAAAAG tcaTTGGCTGACGCGAGTCATCATGCCCTCTGGACATGTCCCCATTGGGAACGGCCTCACCTGGGACATCTATCCATTCAGAAAAGACATGATGCCCGTCTGA